A stretch of DNA from Candidatus Dechloromonas phosphoritropha:
GCGAAGGCGCCGCTGGTTAGCGTTGCCGGGTCGGGCAGTGGTGCCGGGCGAAGGCTGGCAACGGCATCGACCTCAATGCCACCATTGGCAACGCCCAGCTTGAGCGCACCGGCGGCATTGTTGCTGCTACCGGGCAGGGCGCGGATGGATGAAAACTCACCGCCAGTGCCCGACGTCATGACCAGCGTGCTGCCGCTGCGGGCGCAGGTGAATCCCGAGAGCGCAGCCTTGCCGCTGGCCTGAGCCTGAACCTTGGCCTGAATGGCGGCGGCCAGCGCGGTCAGGCGTGCGTTCGCGGTACCGCCAGCGATATCCGCCGGCAGCGTGATGCTGACGGTGACCGGCGGCAGGCCGTTGACCACGACGCGGAAATCGGTGTGGGTGGCATCGAGCAGCGTTTGGACATCGGCCAGCGTGTCGCTCGTCGAGGTGCCGGCGGCCAGGCCGTTGAGCGTCAATTGGGGTACGTCTCGGCTGATCTTGACCAGCTGCGACACGCCATTGACCAGATCGGGCAGGTAGCGCGCGTCGGCCGAGTTCATCGAGACATTCGGGTACTGCTCGGCCCGGCCGTCGCTGTTGCGGATAAAGCTGATGTTGAAGGTGCTGTCCGGGTAGGCAGTCGCAAAATCGGCGCGGATCTGTATGGCGTTGCCGGAAGCGCCGGCATCGAGCGCTGTTACGGTCAACACCGGAATTGGCGTCGAATTGAGTAGCGAACGGCTGGCCGGCGCCGCATCCTTGACGATGCGGACGATCCAGGCGTCGGTGCCGCCGTTGAGGAAGAACTGGCGTACGCCGTAGCTCATCTCCGAGTCTGCCGAGAGGCCGCCGAAGGCGCGCTCAAAATCGGCAAAGCTATAGATGCGGGTCGCCTTGTTGATCGGCCCTCGGGGCGCGGCGCCTAGGAAGGCGGCGACCGAGGTGGCAACGCCGGCAATGGTGCGGACGCCGCTGGAAACTTCCTGGATATAGACCCCGGGGGACGCAAGCTGTACGGGCATGACGGACTCCTTTCTGCGGAACGGCCAGCGGCCATTCCATTCAAGATCACATCGATACTTCTGCCGGCCCCGGAATCCATGTCGAACAATGATCGTCGACGGGCGTCCAGGTTACCACTGAGAAGACCCCTCAAGCCGGGGTCCGAAGGTGGGCTGGATGGATGATCCAGAACCACGTCAAGGTAGGCACCCTGAAAATTCTTATCGTGTCATCTGAGCGAAACGGTGAAAGCGTTACTTAAACGCCAATCAAAACAACCCGGTTGCCGCGAGTATCGCTGATTGCTACCGAGAAAGGACTGCAAGAACCAACGTGCTGCATGATGCGCAATTAGTTTCAAGATCCTGCCGCTTACGACTTTGAGTCTAGGCATGCCGGTTGGAAAACACAAGATAATTTTGTAGCGGAAACTTATTGCGGTTTGTCCAGCCCGTAACCCGGTCATCGGCGCGCTACAAACGCAGCGACAGCGCTACGAAGATCAGGCCGAACGTGATGCCGGCCAGCACATTGACCGCGACATGCTGACGGATTGCCACGGTGGCAGGCAATCGCCGTGCAATGCAGCTGGCTCGCGACAGCCAGGCAGTGAGTGGGGCGCATTGATGCAGTTCTGGATGTGCTGCAACCAGACTACCGAGAATGCCTTTGTCGCCCCATGCAGCGCTGGGCGGGGGTTTGAAGGCGCCCTCAAGGTGGGCCATCCTTTTCAGGACAGGCGTTTCCAGCTCACGTGGTACTTGTGCAGACGCTCGACGTCTTTGTCCAGCAGTTCGTCCAGGCGCAAAAGGTTCATGATGTCTTCGAGGTCGGCAATTGTTACCGCCTTGGCAATCGGGTTGGTCGCGGCACGTTCGATGAAGGCAACGTAGTCTTCGTCGTCTGTCAGCTTGGTGACGCAGTGGACGGCTTCGATGACGCTCTCCGGGATGCCCGCCTTGCCAAGCCGTTCGAAGGTCCAGCCCTCGTCGGCGTGGTCTTCGACTACATCGTGCAGCACGGCGGTCATCCGTGCTTCATCGTTGTCCATCCGCAGCATCATGCGCAGCGGATGCAGGATGTACGGTGCGCCGCCCTTGTCCGGCTTGTGGGTGGCATGGGCAGCGATCTTGACCGCCAGGGCCAGTGGATGAAGCGTCGAGCCAGCCTTCAGTTCTTCAAACCGGGCGAACAGGGCATCGAACTCGGCGAGGAGCGCCGGGGCTTCAAGAGCCAGGCTGCCATCGCGTAACCCGCAGGCGA
This window harbors:
- a CDS encoding GTP pyrophosphokinase, which codes for MALAVKIAAHATHKPDKGGAPYILHPLRMMLRMDNDEARMTAVLHDVVEDHADEGWTFERLGKAGIPESVIEAVHCVTKLTDDEDYVAFIERAATNPIAKAVTIADLEDIMNLLRLDELLDKDVERLHKYHVSWKRLS